A window of the Alternaria dauci strain A2016 chromosome 3, whole genome shotgun sequence genome harbors these coding sequences:
- a CDS encoding 40S ribosomal protein eS12 has product MSDGEDDTKSQVSAAAEVEVSADASGGKGQMSVLEALKGVLKLSLIHDGLARGLREASKALDRREAHMCVLNEACEEEAYKKLVVALCSEHKIPLIKVPDGKQLGEWAGLCQIDREGNPRKVVNCSCVVVKDWGEESQERSILLNYFQTEQ; this is encoded by the exons ATG TCGGACGGAGAAGACGATACCAAGTCCCAAGTCAGCGCGGCCGCCGAGGTCGAGGTCTCTGCCGATGCTTCCGGCGGTAAGGGCCAGATGAGCGTCCTCGAGGCTCTCAAGGGCGTCCTGAAGCTCTCCCTCATCCACGACGGACTTGCCCGTGGTCTGCGCGAGGCCTCCAAGGCCCTCGACCGCCGTGAGGCGCACATGTGCGTTCTCAACGAGGCCTGCGAGGAGGAGGCATACAAGAAGCTCGTCGTTGCTCTGTGCTCCGAGCACAAGATTCCCCTCATCAAGGTCCCCGATGGCAAGCAGCTCGGCGAGTGGGCCGGTCTCT GCCAGATTGACCGCGAAGGCAACCCCCGCAAGGTCGTCAACTGCTCTTGCGTCGTTGTCAAGGACTGGGGTGAGGAGTCCCAGGAGCGCAGCATCCTCCTCAACTACTTCCAGACCGAGCAGTAA